In a genomic window of Roseiflexus castenholzii DSM 13941:
- a CDS encoding glycosyltransferase family 2 protein, which yields MTFVESVAQAHPRDQRTIDAEQPTFSIVAPVYNEEVLLPEFYRRVVAAIEPLGEPFEIVLVNDGSRDRSLQIMLELHERDPRVKVINFSRNFGHQIAITAGTDYARGRAVAVIDSDLQDPPEVIVDMIARWREGYQLVYGVRSEREGETAFKLATASLFYRLIRKITSVDIPADTGDFRLMDRKVVDALKSMREHHRFMRGLSVWVGFKQTGVTYKRDARKAGVTKYPLRKMLKFAMDGITAFSYLPLQLATYVGFGVAALGLLGIIAVIILRLLGNELLGQATTLVAVLFMGGVQLVFLGILGEYLGRIYDEVKQRPLYIVADAIGFDE from the coding sequence ATGACCTTCGTTGAATCTGTGGCGCAGGCGCATCCCCGTGACCAGCGCACGATTGATGCGGAGCAACCCACCTTTTCGATTGTAGCGCCGGTATATAACGAAGAGGTGTTATTGCCGGAGTTTTACCGGCGTGTTGTGGCAGCGATCGAGCCGCTGGGTGAGCCGTTCGAGATTGTGTTGGTGAACGATGGATCGCGCGATCGCTCGCTCCAGATCATGCTGGAACTGCACGAACGCGATCCGCGCGTCAAAGTGATCAACTTTTCACGCAACTTCGGGCATCAGATTGCGATCACTGCCGGTACCGACTACGCGCGCGGCAGGGCAGTCGCTGTGATCGACTCGGACCTTCAAGATCCGCCGGAAGTGATCGTGGACATGATCGCCCGCTGGCGCGAAGGGTACCAACTCGTTTATGGCGTGCGATCCGAACGTGAAGGCGAAACGGCTTTCAAACTTGCCACTGCTTCCCTCTTCTACCGCCTCATTCGCAAAATTACCAGCGTCGATATTCCTGCCGACACCGGCGACTTCCGCTTGATGGATCGCAAGGTGGTCGATGCGCTCAAGTCGATGCGTGAGCATCACCGCTTCATGCGCGGGTTGTCGGTGTGGGTCGGCTTCAAGCAGACTGGCGTCACCTACAAGCGCGACGCGCGCAAGGCGGGGGTGACGAAATATCCGCTGCGCAAAATGCTGAAGTTTGCGATGGACGGTATTACCGCATTCTCGTACCTGCCGCTGCAACTGGCAACCTATGTGGGGTTCGGCGTGGCGGCGCTCGGGTTGCTCGGCATTATTGCGGTGATCATTCTGCGTCTGCTCGGCAATGAGCTTCTGGGGCAGGCGACGACGCTGGTGGCGGTGCTGTTCATGGGGGGCGTGCAGCTGGTCTTCCTCGGCATCCTCGGCGAATACCTGGGTCGCATTTACGATGAAGTCAAGCAGCGCCCCCTCTATATCGTCGCCGATGCGATCGGGTTCGATGAATAA
- a CDS encoding lipoate--protein ligase family protein → MSIPPSSSWRAYDWQVIQSAPMKPVLHMALDEALLEAVAAGRRPPTLRIWEWAASAVVIGRFQSLRNEVDLDGAQRHGVQVVRRITGGGAMFIEPGNTITYSIYAPVELVAGMSMIDSYAFFDRWVLDALASLGVEAWYQPINDITSAAGKIGGAAQTRRGGAVLHHVTMAYDIDNAKMMEVLRIGREKLSDKGIASAAKRVDPLRRQTGLPREAIIERMIDTFRTQNGLTESNITPEEWEAAERLVATKFGTQEWLRAVP, encoded by the coding sequence ATGAGCATACCACCATCATCGTCCTGGCGCGCCTACGACTGGCAGGTGATCCAGAGCGCGCCGATGAAGCCGGTTCTGCACATGGCGCTCGATGAAGCGCTCCTGGAAGCAGTCGCCGCCGGACGTCGCCCGCCGACACTGCGCATCTGGGAGTGGGCTGCCAGCGCCGTCGTGATCGGGCGTTTCCAATCGCTGCGGAACGAAGTCGATCTGGACGGCGCGCAACGCCACGGAGTGCAGGTCGTTCGGCGGATCACCGGCGGCGGTGCGATGTTCATCGAACCGGGAAACACGATCACCTACTCGATCTACGCGCCGGTCGAACTGGTGGCGGGGATGAGCATGATCGACTCCTACGCCTTCTTCGACCGCTGGGTGCTCGACGCGCTGGCGTCACTCGGCGTCGAAGCGTGGTACCAACCGATCAACGACATCACCTCGGCAGCCGGAAAGATCGGCGGAGCGGCGCAAACGCGGCGGGGCGGCGCGGTGCTTCACCATGTGACGATGGCATACGACATCGACAACGCCAAAATGATGGAGGTGTTGCGGATCGGGCGCGAGAAACTCAGTGACAAGGGGATCGCCAGCGCCGCCAAACGGGTCGATCCGCTGCGTCGCCAGACCGGTTTGCCGCGCGAGGCGATCATCGAGCGCATGATCGACACGTTCCGCACGCAGAACGGACTGACCGAATCCAACATCACACCGGAGGAGTGGGAGGCGGCTGAGCGCCTGGTCGCAACAAAATTCGGCACGCAGGAATGGCTGCGCGCCGTGCCATAA
- a CDS encoding type II toxin-antitoxin system PemK/MazF family toxin, producing the protein MTRIGITPDQGDIVLIPIPFTDLSSQKRRPVIIISNDHYNQTAADMVVVAMTSNPVLTPYSFTITSADLVLGTLNRPGIVRVDTIYTLHQTLITRTFGRVNIRTLNRIRALLRELTAQKPDNRPA; encoded by the coding sequence ATGACGAGGATTGGAATAACGCCTGATCAGGGTGACATTGTGCTCATCCCCATCCCATTTACGGATTTGTCGTCTCAGAAACGGCGGCCTGTCATTATTATCTCCAATGATCACTACAATCAGACCGCCGCCGACATGGTCGTCGTCGCCATGACCTCAAACCCTGTACTTACACCCTACAGCTTTACAATTACGTCGGCGGACCTGGTCCTTGGCACTCTTAATCGGCCAGGCATCGTGCGGGTGGATACGATCTATACCCTTCACCAAACATTGATCACCAGAACATTTGGACGTGTCAACATCCGAACCCTGAATCGGATACGTGCTCTCTTGCGCGAGTTGACAGCACAGAAACCAGACAATCGTCCTGCGTGA
- the efp gene encoding elongation factor P, whose product MATTSDLRTNMIIRHNGQLHRVMEFYHHAPGNWRAMVIMKLKNIETGKTIEERVRAGSEIEIVRVEKRPMQFLYREGDIYHFMDTETFEQIEVAEDLIGEPAKFLKENEMADILFYDDNKILGVEPPLFVTLQVTEASVAVRGDTATNVNKQVTLETGAVISVPAFVNQGDYVRVDTRTGEYIERIK is encoded by the coding sequence ATGGCGACAACATCAGATCTGCGCACAAATATGATTATCCGCCATAACGGTCAGTTGCACCGTGTGATGGAGTTCTATCACCACGCCCCCGGCAACTGGCGCGCAATGGTGATCATGAAACTGAAGAACATTGAAACAGGCAAAACCATCGAAGAGCGGGTGCGCGCCGGTTCCGAAATCGAGATTGTGCGCGTCGAAAAACGTCCGATGCAGTTCCTCTACCGCGAGGGGGACATCTACCACTTTATGGATACCGAAACCTTCGAGCAGATCGAAGTAGCGGAAGACCTGATCGGCGAGCCGGCGAAGTTCCTCAAAGAGAACGAAATGGCGGACATCCTGTTCTACGACGACAATAAGATTCTGGGTGTCGAGCCGCCGCTGTTCGTGACGTTGCAGGTGACAGAAGCCAGCGTTGCGGTGCGCGGCGATACGGCGACGAATGTCAACAAGCAGGTGACGCTGGAGACCGGTGCGGTCATCTCAGTGCCCGCCTTCGTCAATCAGGGCGATTATGTGCGGGTCGATACGCGCACCGGTGAGTATATCGAACGTATCAAATAA
- a CDS encoding NAD(P)H-hydrate epimerase has product MSKIVTAGEMRAIEEAAVARGATWSGLMEQAGTGVARVAREAIGNPAGRCALVLVGPGNNGGDGLVAARLLHDAGVKVMLYFWRRQETSTDGNWRLCRERAISEVRAADDPQSQALRRALAESDLVIDALLGYGANRPVEGELATIIATLNMVTAQRDRSARPFVLAVDVPTGVHADSGALLGNAVCADLTVSTGPLKRGLVFYPARAYAGELCSVDIGLSPADLEGIMTELIDGDLARSLLPPRPPDSHKGTFGKALVVAGSVHYPGAASLASAGAARVGAGLVTLAVGRSQLVGPGRIPEVTLHPLPEAEWGVLGDAAADEMLAILGDYQALLVGPGLGREKATRAFFERLLGLQSPRHRGQIGFRIATAGSEKAAVKQRPELPFTVIDADGLNILADLIHHPEPSNAAFGAVWDRLPMGRCVLTPHPGEMRRLLGVEQIAEHPVDVAKDAAARWKQIVVLKGATTVIADPEGRVRVNDGGNPALATAGTGDVLAGAIAGLLAQGLKPFDAATLGVYLHSAAGRLVRDELGDMGTLAGDLLPRLPLAIRALKQS; this is encoded by the coding sequence ATGAGCAAGATCGTCACTGCGGGAGAAATGCGCGCCATCGAAGAAGCGGCGGTCGCTCGCGGCGCGACCTGGTCGGGTTTGATGGAACAGGCGGGTACAGGAGTGGCGCGGGTGGCGCGCGAGGCGATCGGCAATCCTGCGGGTCGCTGCGCGCTGGTGCTGGTCGGTCCTGGCAACAACGGCGGTGATGGGTTGGTGGCGGCGCGCCTGTTGCACGACGCTGGCGTGAAGGTGATGCTCTACTTCTGGCGGCGGCAGGAAACGTCCACTGATGGAAACTGGCGCTTGTGTCGTGAACGCGCCATCTCCGAAGTGCGCGCCGCCGATGATCCGCAGAGTCAGGCGCTGCGCCGTGCGCTTGCCGAAAGCGACCTGGTGATTGACGCGCTTCTCGGCTACGGCGCCAACCGTCCGGTTGAAGGCGAACTGGCGACCATCATTGCGACGCTGAATATGGTGACAGCGCAGCGCGACCGATCTGCCCGACCGTTCGTGCTGGCGGTCGATGTTCCCACCGGCGTCCATGCCGATAGCGGTGCGTTGCTCGGCAATGCGGTGTGCGCCGATCTGACCGTTTCGACCGGTCCGCTCAAACGCGGGTTGGTCTTCTACCCGGCGCGCGCGTATGCTGGCGAACTGTGCAGCGTCGATATCGGTCTTTCGCCAGCCGACCTGGAGGGCATTATGACCGAATTAATCGACGGGGACCTGGCGCGTTCGCTCTTGCCGCCACGCCCGCCGGATTCGCACAAGGGTACGTTTGGCAAAGCGCTCGTGGTGGCTGGATCGGTGCATTATCCCGGCGCAGCGTCTCTGGCGAGCGCTGGCGCCGCGCGCGTTGGCGCCGGCCTGGTGACCCTCGCCGTCGGGCGCAGCCAACTGGTTGGTCCGGGGCGCATCCCCGAAGTGACGCTCCACCCGCTGCCCGAAGCCGAATGGGGCGTGCTCGGCGATGCCGCAGCCGATGAAATGCTCGCCATTCTTGGCGACTATCAGGCGTTGCTCGTTGGTCCGGGTCTGGGGCGCGAAAAGGCGACGCGCGCGTTCTTTGAACGGTTGCTCGGCTTGCAATCGCCGCGCCATCGTGGGCAGATCGGGTTCCGTATCGCCACAGCGGGGAGCGAGAAAGCCGCTGTGAAACAGCGACCGGAACTGCCGTTCACGGTCATTGATGCCGATGGTCTGAATATTCTGGCAGACCTGATTCATCATCCTGAACCATCGAATGCCGCGTTCGGCGCCGTCTGGGATCGTTTGCCGATGGGGAGGTGTGTGCTGACTCCCCATCCCGGTGAGATGCGTCGTCTGCTCGGCGTCGAACAGATCGCTGAGCATCCGGTCGATGTGGCGAAGGACGCCGCCGCGCGCTGGAAGCAGATCGTGGTGCTCAAGGGCGCAACGACGGTCATTGCCGACCCGGAGGGGCGGGTGCGCGTGAATGATGGCGGCAACCCGGCACTGGCGACCGCCGGAACCGGTGATGTGTTGGCGGGCGCCATCGCGGGGCTGCTGGCGCAGGGGTTGAAGCCGTTCGATGCCGCAACGCTTGGCGTCTACCTCCATAGCGCTGCCGGTCGCCTGGTGCGCGACGAACTCGGGGATATGGGGACGCTTGCCGGTGATTTACTGCCGCGTCTGCCGCTGGCAATTCGCGCCCTGAAACAGTCGTGA
- a CDS encoding Uma2 family endonuclease: MTTLKRPVRPRRVHYPESDGKPMGETDLHRDLMPDLIFALKWFLSSTIAYVAGNLFIYYEEGNPRAVVAPDVFVIMGVPQRRRQIFQTWKEGGRVPDVVIEITSKRTQKDDRERKPAIYAALGVPEYFIFDPNGDYLDPQLQGFRLVNGMYERMQTFPLRSDALNLELRQEDSILRLYNSQTGERLPTSDEEVLARRAAEAARLAAERELLAETQARLAAEAHAAKLEARAAKLEAEVARLRAALAKRAKSSTEPQAPEEA; encoded by the coding sequence ATGACGACGCTGAAACGACCCGTTCGCCCCCGGCGCGTCCACTACCCGGAGAGCGACGGCAAACCCATGGGTGAGACCGATCTGCACCGCGACTTGATGCCCGATCTCATCTTTGCTCTGAAGTGGTTCCTGAGTTCGACCATCGCCTACGTGGCGGGCAATCTGTTCATTTACTACGAAGAAGGCAACCCGCGCGCCGTCGTTGCGCCTGATGTGTTCGTCATCATGGGTGTGCCGCAGCGCCGTCGTCAGATCTTCCAAACCTGGAAGGAAGGCGGGCGTGTGCCGGATGTAGTCATCGAGATTACCTCAAAACGCACGCAGAAGGATGATCGTGAACGCAAACCGGCGATCTACGCTGCGCTGGGAGTGCCGGAGTATTTTATCTTTGATCCCAACGGCGACTATCTCGATCCACAGCTTCAGGGTTTCCGGCTGGTCAATGGGATGTATGAACGTATGCAGACGTTTCCGTTGAGGAGCGACGCCCTGAACCTGGAACTGCGCCAGGAAGACTCGATCCTGCGGCTCTATAACTCGCAAACCGGTGAGCGGTTGCCAACATCGGACGAAGAAGTGCTGGCGCGGCGTGCAGCGGAAGCGGCGCGTCTGGCTGCCGAACGCGAGTTGCTCGCAGAAACGCAAGCGCGTCTGGCGGCGGAGGCGCATGCCGCAAAACTGGAAGCCCGCGCCGCAAAATTGGAGGCAGAAGTTGCCCGTTTGCGCGCTGCACTGGCGAAGCGCGCGAAATCGTCAACCGAACCACAGGCGCCAGAGGAGGCGTAG
- a CDS encoding FmdB family zinc ribbon protein has product MPIYEYLCPQCNGRFQKLVYGFRDPEGLACPRCGTTDVRRAISRVAVLKSEESRIEALADPSMLAGLDENDPRSIARWAKKLGKELGEEAGDDWDEMVDEMLEEELQRKDKGEDDGSDAEGEETAPASKKGVSQPDDLGWA; this is encoded by the coding sequence ATGCCGATCTATGAGTATCTCTGCCCACAGTGCAACGGGCGTTTCCAGAAACTGGTGTATGGGTTCCGTGACCCGGAGGGGCTTGCATGCCCGCGCTGCGGCACAACCGACGTGCGCCGCGCGATTTCGCGGGTGGCGGTGCTCAAGTCCGAGGAATCGCGCATCGAGGCGCTTGCCGATCCGTCGATGCTCGCCGGTCTCGACGAGAACGACCCGCGATCGATCGCGCGATGGGCGAAGAAGTTGGGCAAGGAACTCGGCGAAGAAGCGGGCGACGATTGGGACGAGATGGTGGACGAGATGCTGGAAGAGGAATTGCAGCGCAAAGACAAAGGCGAAGACGATGGCAGCGACGCGGAGGGCGAGGAGACAGCGCCTGCATCAAAGAAGGGTGTGTCACAACCTGATGACCTTGGATGGGCTTGA
- a CDS encoding SCP2 sterol-binding domain-containing protein: protein MKPPDNLTCRDAIRGMPLAFNARAARGLRAVIQFRITGAEPGDYYLRIADGECLFHEGVFPTPDVSIHARSDIWLAIAHGKLDGTLAYLMRRYRVEGDALLLMRLKSLFSSD, encoded by the coding sequence GTGAAACCTCCCGACAACCTTACCTGCCGCGACGCAATCCGCGGCATGCCGCTGGCGTTCAACGCGCGCGCGGCGCGCGGACTGCGCGCTGTCATTCAGTTTCGCATCACCGGCGCCGAACCGGGGGACTACTACCTGCGCATCGCTGATGGTGAGTGTCTATTCCACGAAGGCGTCTTTCCCACACCCGATGTCAGCATTCATGCTCGCTCAGACATATGGCTGGCAATTGCCCACGGGAAACTGGATGGGACGCTGGCATACCTGATGCGGCGGTATCGCGTCGAAGGCGACGCCCTGCTCCTGATGCGCCTGAAATCGCTCTTTTCGAGTGACTGA
- a CDS encoding CBS and ACT domain-containing protein → MLVGERMSAPVITVAPKTTVSDALMLFREKRIRRAPVIDHHRLVGIVAERDLLFASPSPITSLSVWELNYLLSKLTVDEVMTHEVITVAEDTPIEEAARIMADKRVGGLPVMRGHDVVGIITETDLFKILLELMSVREHGVRVTALLDDRPGMLARLSTAVFQANGNFISFGQFDKEDGARLITFKISGLTLDQVKATIAPVVKQVFDIREV, encoded by the coding sequence ATGCTTGTCGGTGAACGCATGTCCGCTCCGGTCATTACCGTGGCGCCCAAAACCACTGTGTCAGACGCCTTAATGCTGTTCCGGGAAAAGCGCATCCGGCGCGCCCCGGTGATCGACCATCACCGGTTGGTTGGCATCGTCGCCGAGCGCGACCTGCTTTTTGCGTCGCCATCGCCGATCACGTCGCTGAGTGTATGGGAATTGAACTATTTGTTGAGCAAACTGACGGTCGATGAGGTCATGACCCACGAGGTGATTACCGTCGCCGAGGATACCCCCATTGAGGAAGCAGCGCGCATTATGGCGGACAAGCGCGTCGGCGGGTTGCCGGTGATGCGCGGGCATGACGTTGTCGGCATCATCACCGAAACCGATCTGTTCAAAATCCTGCTCGAACTGATGAGTGTGCGCGAGCATGGCGTGCGGGTGACGGCGTTGCTCGATGACCGTCCCGGCATGCTGGCTCGCTTGAGCACGGCCGTTTTCCAGGCGAACGGCAACTTCATTTCGTTCGGTCAGTTCGACAAAGAAGACGGTGCGCGTCTGATCACCTTCAAGATCAGCGGATTAACCCTCGATCAGGTGAAAGCGACGATTGCGCCGGTCGTCAAGCAGGTTTTTGATATTCGGGAGGTATGA
- a CDS encoding PIG-L deacetylase family protein gives MSDTPFSPLRILGIFAHPDDPEFSMGGSAARWADEGHEVYYCIVTDGSAGSNDPHQDLRALVRIREEEQRAAARVLGVRDVFFLGYKDGVLEPTLELRRELTRLIRRLKPDRVVCGDPTAFFYGDEYVNHADHRAAAEAAVAAVFPSAPTRPIFPELLAEGLEPHQVKELYITSDQAGLYTTYVDISMTIERKIEALRCHASQVQVGDGQWLRDWAAETGKAAGLAYAEAFRVMRLAREHQDGS, from the coding sequence ATGAGCGACACACCATTCTCTCCGCTGCGAATCCTGGGCATTTTTGCCCACCCGGACGACCCGGAATTCAGCATGGGCGGCAGCGCCGCGCGTTGGGCGGACGAAGGGCACGAGGTCTACTACTGTATCGTGACCGACGGTTCCGCCGGCAGCAATGACCCGCACCAGGACTTGCGCGCATTGGTGCGCATTCGTGAAGAAGAACAACGCGCCGCTGCCCGCGTGCTCGGCGTGCGCGATGTGTTCTTTCTTGGTTACAAGGACGGCGTGCTCGAACCGACGCTCGAACTGCGCCGTGAGTTGACGCGCCTGATCCGCCGCCTGAAGCCGGACCGCGTCGTCTGCGGCGATCCGACCGCGTTCTTCTATGGCGATGAGTACGTCAACCATGCCGATCACCGCGCCGCCGCCGAAGCCGCTGTCGCCGCCGTCTTCCCCAGCGCACCGACGCGCCCGATCTTCCCGGAACTGCTCGCCGAAGGACTTGAGCCGCACCAGGTCAAAGAACTGTACATCACCTCCGATCAAGCGGGATTGTATACAACATATGTGGACATATCCATGACGATCGAGCGCAAAATCGAAGCCTTGCGCTGCCACGCCAGTCAGGTCCAGGTCGGCGACGGTCAATGGCTGCGCGATTGGGCGGCGGAGACCGGCAAAGCCGCAGGACTGGCATATGCCGAAGCGTTTCGGGTTATGCGGTTGGCGCGCGAGCATCAGGACGGGTCATAA
- the rpsF gene encoding 30S ribosomal protein S6, whose protein sequence is MRERRRDYELLFIIPPIRIGDEEIHNAIERVSQAITNLGGVMTAINHAPPWGRRKFAYPIRAYVEGEASRRVFTEGYYVLMNFQMATDRVAELERLLKLNDSVLRYLLTLVETRGAARSTVAPVESFDGAEPEDEDFEEDEEELDVEDVEAGDEDDED, encoded by the coding sequence ATGCGCGAGCGTCGTCGTGACTACGAACTGTTATTCATTATCCCCCCAATACGAATTGGCGATGAGGAGATTCACAACGCCATCGAGCGAGTCTCCCAGGCGATCACCAATCTTGGTGGCGTTATGACAGCCATCAATCACGCGCCACCCTGGGGGCGGCGGAAATTTGCCTACCCGATCCGCGCCTATGTCGAAGGCGAAGCGAGCCGTCGGGTGTTCACCGAAGGGTATTATGTGCTGATGAACTTTCAGATGGCGACGGATCGCGTCGCTGAACTCGAACGCCTGCTCAAACTCAACGACTCGGTGCTGCGCTATCTGCTGACGCTGGTCGAGACGCGCGGCGCGGCGCGTTCTACGGTCGCACCGGTCGAGTCGTTCGATGGTGCAGAGCCTGAGGATGAAGACTTCGAGGAGGATGAAGAAGAACTGGACGTGGAGGACGTCGAAGCAGGCGACGAGGACGATGAAGACTGA
- a CDS encoding single-stranded DNA-binding protein, translating into MAKDLNKVMIIGRLGKDPEMRHTPGGSPVTTFSVATGRQWKDGSGELHEETEWFNVVTWNKLAEICYEHLRKSSRVYIEGRLQTRHWEDQNGVTHYRTEVVASDMIMLDSRVPREPSHYSDEPPYHQPDHRSPARGQQAKDDFVIGDEDIPF; encoded by the coding sequence ATGGCGAAGGATCTGAATAAGGTGATGATCATTGGGCGTCTCGGCAAGGATCCAGAGATGCGTCATACGCCTGGCGGCAGTCCTGTCACGACGTTTAGCGTTGCCACCGGACGGCAATGGAAGGATGGCAGCGGTGAATTGCATGAGGAAACGGAGTGGTTCAACGTGGTGACGTGGAACAAACTGGCTGAAATCTGCTATGAGCACCTGCGTAAATCCAGTCGCGTCTACATCGAAGGGCGTCTCCAGACTCGCCATTGGGAAGATCAGAATGGTGTGACGCACTACCGCACCGAGGTGGTGGCGAGCGATATGATTATGCTCGACAGCCGAGTTCCGCGAGAACCATCACACTACAGCGATGAACCGCCCTATCATCAGCCTGATCATCGCTCCCCTGCTCGTGGGCAACAGGCGAAGGACGATTTTGTCATTGGCGATGAGGATATTCCGTTCTAG
- the rpsR gene encoding 30S ribosomal protein S18, giving the protein MTDDQTRRSAGASRRRFGARRKVCAFCADKIRVVDYKDVKRLQRCMSERGKILPRRRTGVCARHQRSLTVAIKRARHMALLPFVAAHMHS; this is encoded by the coding sequence GTGACTGACGATCAGACCCGTCGTAGCGCTGGCGCATCACGCCGTCGCTTTGGCGCCCGGCGCAAAGTTTGCGCATTCTGCGCCGATAAGATTCGCGTCGTGGATTATAAAGATGTGAAGCGGCTGCAACGCTGCATGTCCGAACGCGGCAAGATTCTGCCGCGTCGCCGTACTGGTGTGTGCGCGCGCCATCAGCGTTCGCTCACAGTAGCGATCAAGCGGGCGCGCCATATGGCGCTGCTGCCGTTTGTTGCAGCGCATATGCATTCGTAA
- a CDS encoding peptidylprolyl isomerase: MTSNQRKPQPPRSTGARAPAPPRRHLRRSEIERRRQRAIVIGTVVVVALALIAITAGLVYERLWLPGRPVAQVGDVTLTRGDYEAERRGEAARSIAQSLYLATFGSQFAQQFLDQIPQIDAQAVAARDEPVDDALVQQWIDLQLIRQGAQTGFAIQVTDGEVAQEFINLYGAEFAPPVDAVTPTAVLPPTLPPTSQSEPTIGPGTPSPTPAGPTATPTPSPTPEPTQTPSPTPLPDEALARQQVALQRLYDEYVNEMRRVDPQRRIHLTIDDFRRGLYAQFLRQVLTSKVQEQLVPDATFTPTTDPSSIEVRHILLKVTVPLTATEEERERAFAARRAEAEALLADARAAADFAELARERSEDFNTKETGGTLPLFDKDGKTTDGRQIDPAIVQAIANAAENDIVGPVRTSFGWHIVQLVRRTVDTREVQLNKARAEAFERWLEEQRAAINIQRFPTLVPTPSPLPTGTPAPLPTVELGGEPTPTPLPTPTETGVPQGTPEITPTP, encoded by the coding sequence ATGACGTCTAATCAACGCAAACCGCAACCGCCGCGCTCGACCGGCGCGCGCGCTCCGGCGCCTCCACGCCGCCATCTGCGTCGCAGTGAGATTGAACGTCGCCGACAGCGCGCGATTGTGATTGGTACAGTGGTGGTTGTGGCGCTGGCGTTGATCGCCATCACTGCGGGACTGGTCTACGAACGGCTCTGGCTGCCGGGTCGTCCGGTGGCGCAGGTCGGCGATGTGACGCTGACCCGCGGCGATTATGAGGCGGAGCGTCGTGGCGAAGCGGCGCGCTCGATTGCGCAGAGTCTCTATCTGGCAACCTTCGGTTCGCAGTTTGCGCAACAGTTCCTCGATCAGATTCCGCAGATCGATGCTCAGGCTGTCGCTGCGCGTGATGAACCGGTGGACGACGCTCTGGTGCAGCAATGGATCGATCTGCAACTGATCCGACAGGGTGCGCAGACCGGATTTGCGATTCAGGTGACCGATGGTGAGGTGGCACAGGAGTTCATCAATCTGTATGGCGCTGAATTTGCGCCGCCGGTCGATGCGGTGACGCCGACTGCTGTTCTGCCGCCGACCTTGCCGCCAACCAGCCAGTCGGAACCAACTATCGGACCAGGAACGCCATCGCCGACCCCCGCTGGTCCGACAGCGACGCCAACGCCGTCGCCGACGCCGGAACCGACTCAGACGCCGTCGCCAACACCGCTGCCGGACGAAGCCCTGGCTCGCCAACAGGTGGCATTGCAGCGCCTGTACGATGAGTATGTCAATGAGATGCGGCGCGTCGATCCCCAGCGTCGCATTCATCTGACAATCGACGATTTTCGGCGTGGTCTGTATGCCCAGTTTTTGCGCCAGGTTCTGACGAGTAAGGTGCAGGAGCAACTGGTGCCGGATGCGACGTTTACGCCAACCACCGATCCGAGCAGCATTGAGGTGCGCCATATCCTGCTCAAAGTGACGGTTCCGCTCACGGCGACGGAAGAAGAGCGTGAACGGGCGTTTGCTGCGCGCCGTGCTGAAGCCGAGGCGCTGCTGGCAGATGCGCGGGCGGCTGCCGATTTCGCGGAGTTGGCGCGTGAACGCTCTGAGGATTTCAATACGAAGGAGACCGGCGGGACGCTGCCGTTGTTCGACAAAGATGGCAAGACCACCGATGGACGGCAGATCGATCCGGCAATCGTTCAGGCAATCGCCAATGCAGCCGAGAACGACATCGTCGGTCCAGTGCGCACCTCGTTTGGCTGGCACATTGTGCAACTGGTGCGTCGCACGGTCGATACACGCGAGGTGCAGCTCAATAAGGCGCGAGCTGAGGCGTTCGAGCGCTGGCTCGAAGAACAGCGCGCGGCAATCAATATTCAGCGCTTCCCAACGCTCGTGCCAACTCCGTCGCCGCTGCCGACCGGGACGCCCGCTCCGCTGCCAACGGTGGAATTGGGAGGCGAACCAACGCCAACGCCGTTGCCGACGCCAACTGAAACCGGCGTCCCTCAAGGAACGCCTGAGATAACGCCGACGCCGTAA